One Streptomyces lincolnensis genomic region harbors:
- the rfbB gene encoding dTDP-glucose 4,6-dehydratase: MNLLVTGAAGFIGSTYVRTLLASPEPNAPRITVLDKLTYAGTLDNLELDHPRLEFVQGDIRDAELVGTLAADADQIVHFAAESHVDRSISGATDFVLTNVVGTQTLLEAALRHDVERFVHISTDEVYGSIEEGSWPEEHPLRPSSPYSASKASSDLLALAYHRTHGLDVRVTRCSNNYGPRQFPEKIVPLFIGNLLDGHHVPLYGDGGNVRDWLHVEDHCQGVELVRTRGRAGEVYNIGGGTELSNKDLTGLLLQACGADWDSVDHVTDRKGHDLRYSVDWTKIRDELGYRPRHDFTAGLADTVAWYRDNRAWWEPLKQRAEALS; the protein is encoded by the coding sequence ATGAACCTTCTCGTCACCGGTGCCGCGGGGTTCATCGGTTCCACCTACGTCCGGACGCTGCTCGCCTCCCCGGAGCCCAACGCGCCCCGGATCACGGTGCTGGACAAGCTGACGTACGCCGGCACCCTGGACAACCTCGAACTCGACCATCCCCGGCTGGAGTTCGTCCAGGGCGACATCCGCGACGCCGAACTCGTCGGCACACTGGCGGCCGACGCGGACCAGATCGTGCACTTCGCCGCGGAGTCGCACGTGGACCGTTCCATCTCCGGCGCCACCGACTTCGTCCTCACCAACGTGGTGGGCACCCAGACCCTCCTGGAAGCCGCCCTCCGCCACGACGTGGAGAGATTCGTGCACATCTCCACCGACGAGGTCTATGGCTCCATCGAGGAGGGCTCCTGGCCCGAGGAGCACCCGCTGCGGCCCAGCTCCCCCTACTCCGCCTCCAAGGCATCCTCCGACCTGCTCGCCCTGGCCTACCACCGCACCCACGGCCTGGACGTCCGCGTCACCCGCTGCTCCAACAACTACGGCCCGCGCCAGTTCCCCGAGAAGATCGTCCCGCTGTTCATCGGCAACCTCCTCGACGGCCACCACGTCCCGCTGTACGGCGACGGCGGCAACGTCCGCGACTGGCTGCACGTCGAGGACCACTGCCAGGGCGTCGAACTCGTGCGCACCCGCGGCCGCGCGGGCGAGGTCTACAACATCGGCGGCGGCACCGAACTCAGCAACAAGGACCTCACCGGCCTGCTCCTTCAGGCCTGCGGGGCGGACTGGGACAGCGTCGACCACGTCACCGACCGCAAGGGCCACGACCTGCGCTACTCGGTCGACTGGACGAAGATCCGCGACGAACTCGGCTACCGCCCCCGGCACGACTTCACGGCCGGCCTCGCCGACACCGTCGCCTGGTACCGGGACAACCGTGCCTGGTGGGAGCCCCTGAAGCAGCGTGCGGAGGCCCTGTCGTGA
- a CDS encoding methyltransferase type 11: protein MKRHEFLRELHKVSANRNYLEIGVNDGRSLTLSRVPSIAIDPAFKVVTEIRTDVHLVKATSDDFFARDNPLQHLKGGRHPLRNLRRGRSPIGYWRKTSLDLSFIDGMHLFEYALRDFMNVEKYSDWGSVIVLDDMLPRNIDEAARDRHTGAWTGDVYKVVEILNRYRPELVTVLVDTQPTGQLVVFGADPDNTVLHDKYDEIMAEFEVPDPQKVPEAILERVQAVTPEKLVGAPFWRPLVKARNLGIPRSRGWEPLRKSLEDLAAKH, encoded by the coding sequence GTGAAACGCCATGAGTTCCTCCGGGAGCTGCACAAGGTCAGCGCCAACCGCAACTACCTGGAGATCGGCGTCAACGACGGCCGCAGCCTGACGTTGTCCCGCGTCCCCAGCATCGCGATCGACCCCGCCTTCAAGGTGGTCACGGAGATCCGCACCGACGTCCACCTGGTGAAGGCGACCAGTGACGACTTCTTCGCTCGCGACAACCCCCTCCAGCACCTCAAGGGCGGCCGCCACCCGCTGCGCAACCTGCGCCGCGGCCGCAGCCCGATCGGCTACTGGCGGAAGACCAGCCTCGACCTGTCGTTCATCGACGGCATGCACCTGTTCGAGTACGCGCTGCGCGACTTCATGAACGTGGAGAAGTACTCGGACTGGGGGAGCGTGATCGTCCTCGACGACATGCTGCCGCGCAACATCGACGAGGCGGCCCGCGACCGGCACACCGGTGCCTGGACCGGTGACGTCTACAAGGTCGTGGAGATCCTCAACCGCTACCGTCCTGAGCTGGTGACGGTCCTGGTCGACACGCAGCCCACCGGTCAGCTGGTGGTCTTCGGTGCCGACCCGGACAACACCGTGCTGCACGACAAGTACGACGAGATCATGGCCGAGTTCGAGGTGCCCGACCCGCAGAAGGTGCCCGAGGCGATCCTGGAGCGGGTGCAGGCGGTGACGCCCGAGAAGCTGGTGGGGGCGCCGTTCTGGCGGCCGCTCGTCAAGGCCCGCAACCTCGGCATCCCGCGCTCCCGTGGCTGGGAGCCGCTGCGCAAGTCCCTCGAGGACCTCGCCGCCAAGCACTGA